The genomic stretch GACATTCGGCGCGCGCGATTTTTATGTTGCGCCGGGCGGCTCGGATGAAGACAGCGGCACGCCGCAAAAACCCTGGCGTACCATTCGCTATGCGTTGAGTCAAATCTTTGCGACTGAGCTGGACACGCTGCGCTTGCACTTGCGCAGCGGGGTTTATAGCCATGCCGCTACCGGCGAAAACTTTCCAATTCAACTCAAGACGCGCATTAACCTGCTGGGAGCAGGACGCGAGGCGACGAGTATCGACGGTGCGGACTGGCACGAATCGGAACTGATCAACAGCGCCAATATTGCGGCGGTGCGCATGGCCGGCTTGACTTTGCGCAATGCCAATAAAGGCGCGCTGCTGTTGCGCGCGTGCGAACGTGTGCAGTTGGATTCTTTGCAATTTGAAAACAACAAAGGCAGCCACGGCGCGGGATTGCGTTTGATCAATTGTGAAAACATGAGCCTGACGGCCAGCATTTTTCGCGGGAATCAAAGCACGGGCGCCGGCGGCGCATTGGCATTGTACGGCGATGATAACGAGATTTCCAGAAATGTGTTTGTCGATAACCTCGCGCAATCCGGCGGCGCGGTGGCATGCGATTCCAACAGTACCACGGTTTTCACGCAAAATGATTTCACTGGCAATCGCGCGGAAATCGGCGGCGCGATGTACATCGCGCAATCACGCATCGAATTAAGCTCGAACCGCATGCGCAACAATCACGCAACCCTGGGCGGCGGCGCAATTGCCTTGGACGGCGCTTCGCTGCCGCTCATCGGCGCAAATCGCAATCGTGGAAATGATATTTATGACAACACAACAGACGGACAAGGCAGCCAGCTTTATCGCGTGACGCCGGGATTGACGGTTGATGCGCGTTACAACTATTGGGGTGAAATTCCGCACGCGGGTACCGCGCATCCCTTCACGGAGTTTTCATTGGTGGAGTATCGCAATATTGCTATTCGCATGCCGCGCGGCGCACGCACGCTTTTTGTCGCGCCGCACGGAAATGATGAAGCCTCCGGCGCCAGCCCGGCGGAACCGCTGCGCACGATAGCCGGCGCTTTGAAACTGTTCTTCGGCATGCCGCAGTTGCCCATGCAGTTGCAACTGCTGCCCGGACGGTATGCGAAAGACGCCACCGCCGAGATTTTTCCGCTGCCGCTCGAAAGCCATGTTACGATTGCCGGCGGCAAGCGCGAAGAAACCGTCATCGCAGGCGACGGCAGCCGCCGCATTTTCGAAGGCCGCAAACTGCAAAACGTCACGTTGCGCCATTTGACTTTGCAAAACGGAAAAAGCGGCCAGCGCGGCGGCGCGGTGTTGCTGGACTCGGTGGAAGTCAGTTTGATCGATAGCTGCTGGTTTCAAGATAATTCTGCGGTGCAAGGCGGCGGCCTGGCATTGCGCAACAACACTGGCGCCGTGATTCAACACACCCGTTTTGAGCGCAATCAAGCACACCTGCGCGGCGGCGCGATCAATGTCGAGGGCGACAGTGTGATCATTCAGCATTGCGAATTTTTCGGCAATCAAACCGCCGGCAGCGGCGGCGCGCTGCATGGCAACCGGCCCAAGCTGGCGCAGATTCTGTCGAATCGTATGCGCGGCAATCAAGCGGAACAGGGCGGCGCCGTGGCATTGTCGGGCGGCATGACGCAAATTTATCGCAATACGATCATTGACAATGCGGCCACGCAAACCGGCGGCGCGATTTATGTCAATGCCGAGGCGAATGCGATTATCGGCGGAACATTGGCAAACGGTAACGATCTTTATGGCAACACCGCGGCGGTGAAGGCAGCAAGCCTGTACGGGCCGGCGCGCAATAATCCGATTGATGCGCGTTACAATTTTTTTGGCGCGCTGCCGGATGACGCGGTGGTGGGCGAACCGGGAAGTTTTGAGGTTGCGAATTTCCGCAGAACGAGCATCGTTTTGCCCTTTGAACAACGCACACTTTATCTCTCACCCGCAGGCAGCGACAGCAATGCCGCGCCCTCGGCGCAAAATCCGCTGCGCACGTTGCGGCAAGCGCTGCGCTTGTTTGTGTCATTGCCGGGAGATTTGTTCACGCTCAGTCTGGCAACAGGCATCTATTCCAACAAAACGAGCGGAGAAATTTTTCCGCTTCAGCTTCCGAGCCGGATAGAATTGGCCGGCAGCCATGCCGACAGCGTGTTGCTCGAGGGCAGTGAGGTCGGCCGGATCCTGGAAATCGTTGCGGCTGAAAGCATTGCCGTGCGCAATGTCACGTTGACGACGGGAAACCATTCTCGTTTGGCAAAAGCTGCTGCCGGGGAAAACGGCTCGGCATTGCGAATTCAGAATGCGCAAAACATTCGTGTAAGCGGCGTGCATTTTCACAACAACGTTACCGCAGGATTCGGCGCGGGGTTGTCAGGCGTTGGCGTCAGCGGACTCTCCGTTGTGCAATCGCGTTTCACGCGGAATCAAGGCACGGGCGCGGGGATCTATTTGTTGAATAGCAGCGCAGAGATTCTCGCTTGCACGTTCATGGGAAACAGCTCAATGGCGCCCGGCTCTGCCATGTATTTGGACAACTCGCCGGTGCTGATCAGCGGCAATCGCATTACGCAAAATCATGTTGCGTCGGCCAGCTTCGGCGGCGC from Cytophagia bacterium CHB2 encodes the following:
- a CDS encoding DUF1565 domain-containing protein, whose translation is MAFTFLPRRRCSVALFLPFGWLILFLLPLRAGAAIDTLYVSVSGSDMQGNGTAQKPWRSVTFALQTVQASAAFPKALKLSSGTFSAAATNETFPLHLKNYVAIIGSGAFATIIDAGQTARVFTGNNVQQVSVMDLCLQNGKAPGVAQASGQGAGLWVKGFTDLQLIRCRVRNNQAEDLGGGLFVSRGSGFTLQDCWLENNTAFNGGALYHDSSTATIIAGVTMQYNKAMNIGGGMFIASTAPIIQKCRIRWNTAEQSQQTGAGGIVLQNVTGAVIGGAFDLGNDIHENVGAQDGSQLLLFGRQSTADARYNFWGALPSRRVASPTDQINSSNARNVSITATFGARDFYVAPGGSDEDSGTPQKPWRTIRYALSQIFATELDTLRLHLRSGVYSHAATGENFPIQLKTRINLLGAGREATSIDGADWHESELINSANIAAVRMAGLTLRNANKGALLLRACERVQLDSLQFENNKGSHGAGLRLINCENMSLTASIFRGNQSTGAGGALALYGDDNEISRNVFVDNLAQSGGAVACDSNSTTVFTQNDFTGNRAEIGGAMYIAQSRIELSSNRMRNNHATLGGGAIALDGASLPLIGANRNRGNDIYDNTTDGQGSQLYRVTPGLTVDARYNYWGEIPHAGTAHPFTEFSLVEYRNIAIRMPRGARTLFVAPHGNDEASGASPAEPLRTIAGALKLFFGMPQLPMQLQLLPGRYAKDATAEIFPLPLESHVTIAGGKREETVIAGDGSRRIFEGRKLQNVTLRHLTLQNGKSGQRGGAVLLDSVEVSLIDSCWFQDNSAVQGGGLALRNNTGAVIQHTRFERNQAHLRGGAINVEGDSVIIQHCEFFGNQTAGSGGALHGNRPKLAQILSNRMRGNQAEQGGAVALSGGMTQIYRNTIIDNAATQTGGAIYVNAEANAIIGGTLANGNDLYGNTAAVKAASLYGPARNNPIDARYNFFGALPDDAVVGEPGSFEVANFRRTSIVLPFEQRTLYLSPAGSDSNAAPSAQNPLRTLRQALRLFVSLPGDLFTLSLATGIYSNKTSGEIFPLQLPSRIELAGSHADSVLLEGSEVGRILEIVAAESIAVRNVTLTTGNHSRLAKAAAGENGSALRIQNAQNIRVSGVHFHNNVTAGFGAGLSGVGVSGLSVVQSRFTRNQGTGAGIYLLNSSAEILACTFMGNSSMAPGSAMYLDNSPVLISGNRITQNHVASASFGGAIYSAGAALPQIGGEPGRSNDIFGNTGGTIGRQLSRAPGATKINARFNYFGTTAPTETDISPLEGYDIAPTRNLPLAGNNPPVWSSVAPAANQTLVAAKRDTVKFAVAAIDADNDALSYTWFADNFPVSFAQTYAFVAFFYAPGEHSIRVEVSDGVNTIAAEWKINLTLTSVAEPQANVPAQYKLEQSFPHPMRWGAGVTRIAFHVAKQSMIELVLYDVMGRRVRRLLHAEQPAGIHEISWNGRDDSGRMLPAGIYLLRMTAGSYTATQKLIVVR